In Lotus japonicus ecotype B-129 chromosome 5, LjGifu_v1.2, one genomic interval encodes:
- the LOC130719546 gene encoding uncharacterized protein LOC130719546: protein MTVVRKYSTRSSGKKLGLGLSENKKRKKVIILDDDTPVVQNFKRKVHKDNATPVVDETPTVELDKTDTGSAARKRKIGKRIPENVPAAPLDNISFHSEESVGKWKYVYQRRIAQERELTGEILHCQEIMELIEAAGLLKTVTEIGGCYDKLVREFIVNVTTNCTVSGHPDFRKVFVRGRCVHFSPEIINQYLGRSTIATGNEELSLSAITNELTAGQVMEWPVKGLLSSTHLSVKYAILNRIGAANWAPTTHSSDISSGLAKLIYLIGTKAQFDFGEYVFAQTMKHVETFVVKLPIGFPCLLCGIILSQHPQILLVDEVPSKKASLLTIDYRLLAGAHVSDVAGLAEMTQGEGASSQKTPETPIAALIAVSKMLQDTITSCTLRKKNVDTLILQLTKGKRPLEDNAAANDQDDAGTSDDDTSSD from the coding sequence ATGACTGTTGTTCGTAAGTACTCTACGCGTTCCTCTGGCAAGAAgttaggtttgggtttgagtgagAACAAGAAGCGCAAGAAGGTCATTATTCTTGATGATGATACTCCTGTTGTACAGAATTTCAAAAGAAAGGTTCACAAAGATAATGCTACTCCTGTTGTTGATGAGACTCCAACTGTGGAGTTGGATAAGACAGATACCGGTTCTGCTGCTCGAAAGCGCAAGATTGGGAAACGAATTCCAGAAAATGTGCCTGCTGCTCCTTTGGATAACATTTCCTTTCACTCCGAAGAAAGTGTTGGTAAGTGGAAGTATGTTTATCAGCGCAGGATTGCTCAAGAGAGGGAATTGACTGGTGAGATTTTGCATTGTCAAGAAATTATGGAACTTATTGAGGCTGCTGGGTTGTTGAAAACTGTTACTGAGATTGGTGGCTGCTATGACAAATTGGTGAGAGAATTTATTGTGAATGTGACTACAAATTGCACTGTGTCTGGGCATCCAGATTTCAGGAAAGTTTTTGTGCGTGGTAGGTGTGTACACTTTTCACCTGAGATCATTAATCAGTATTTGGGAAGGAGCACTATTGCCACAGGAAATGAAGAGCTGTCCTTGAGTGCTATCACTAATGAACTCACGGCTGGTCAGGTTATGGAATGGCCTGTCAAAGGCTTGTTGTCTTCTACTCatttgagtgtgaagtatgctatcttGAATCGCATTGGTGCTGCAAATTGGGCTCCTACCACCCACAGCTCAGATATTTCTTCAGGTTTggcaaaattaatttatctgaTTGGTACTAAGGCTCAGTTTGATTTTGGTGAATATGTCTTTGCTCAAACTATGAAGCATGTTGAAACCTTTGTTGTCAAGCTCCCTATTGGGTTTCCTTGTTTACTTTGTGGGATTATCTTGAGTCAACATCCTCAAATTCTCCTTGTTGATGAGGTTCCTAGCAAGAAGGCTAGTCTTCTCACTATTGATTACAGGCTGCTAGCTGGTGCTCATGTTTCTGATGTTGCTGGTTTGGCTGAGATGACTCAGGGGGAGGGTGCTTCCTCTCAGAAGACTCCTGAGACTCCTATTGCTGCGCTTATTGCCGTGTCTAAGATGCTTCAGGACACAATTACTAGTTGTacattgaggaagaagaatgtggaCACTCTCATTCTGCAGTTGACTAAAGGCAAGAGGCCTCTTGAAGACAATGCTGCTGCTAATGATCAAGATGATGCTGGTACTTCTGATGATGACACTTCTAGTGATTAG